Within the Arachis duranensis cultivar V14167 chromosome 10, aradu.V14167.gnm2.J7QH, whole genome shotgun sequence genome, the region AAAATAAAACAAGCAACTCATACGCATATTACCTacaattttattaaatcaaaatttcttttaaatagAATGAGATAAAtataagattttaattttgatgtatcgacagtataaaatattttacaaaatcatgtAATTACAGTCATTTTTTTAGATGATTATTCACgtagttaatataaaagataattatttttgctaatcCAACCTTATTGGATACAcgtgtaaaaataattttatactgttagtgtattaaaattaaattataaatatagcgATTCAATTCCAACTAACGAGATAAGGTTGgagaataaattttgataataatttttataattatttaggaGCAATGCTTGGGGCCAACAACTTTTGTTATTGGTAGCCAGCAAATAGCAATCAATGagatttaatggtgtgagattgaggtgagatttcatccaatgactcacATTTCTCTGCTGGTTATATGCTGactaaaattcaacaaaactgcTGGCTTCCTAAACTTTTccattatttatttcaataattaatacatttattttatttatttaaataaaaatatttgtattttatccttatttttatttaaaaaaacttttttctaaaaagaatcacttaaatatttttgaaaaaaacctCACCAAACAAGTCCTTATTCCTAAACCCTCTCACTCTAAAATAGATTTTCCAGTTAGAAAGTAAGAAAGCTGAACTTTCACACCGCACAACCAAATTAACATCCCAATAATTAGAAgccaaatcaaattaaatcgAATCCCTTCTCTATCTCTTCTTCTACCGTATTTTCCGTCCATCACACAGCAAAACATTCTCTCCACAAAACTTTTCCGACAGCCCCACCGCCACCACCACCCATGGACGAGTTTCCACCGTCACCGCCACCTCCACCTCCTCCTATGACCCTGGACGGAGCTGAAAACGACGCAGTTTTCGCCAAAACGCTCGTGCTGAGCAAACGCGAAGTAACCGCTCGTCGGCTCCGCCGAACGAGGCAACTCAGACGGTGCTACAGAGGGCACTACTGGGCTCTAATGGAAGAGATCAAGTCCAAGTATAAGGAGTATTATTGGACCTACGGTAAGAGCCCCTTCAAGGAAACCAGCGGCGTTAACCACGCTGTCGTTTTGGGCGACGAGAACAATAAGAACGCAAACGGCGGCAACGAGAGGAACAATAATGCCGCTTTGGGAGTTGGAGGAGACGACGTCGTTCGGTGCGCTTTTGGTGGATGTAAGATTAAGGCTATGGCGCTTACTAGGTACTGTCACGCTCACATACTTTCGGATCCCAAACAGAAGCTCTATCGGGGATGCAGAACCGTAGCTAAAAAGTGAGTTCTTTCTTACTccaagtttttttttcttgcaatttttgcTTTGGTTGATAGGTTTTCTTGCAATTTGAAATTATTTGAagtattgtatttttaattttttgctttttatgtTCGTTTTCATGTTgtgcttttttcttttagttgaatagATGAATGGAATTCTTTTATCATAATGCGTGAGGTTTGGAAAAGATGGGTTAAAGTTTCAGAGAAGTAACCTGCTTTGTTTGTGGTTTAGTGTTGCATGATAATTTTGCACTTGTTGATGCTGGGTTAGGAGACCAATCCCCATGGTATCCTTACCGCGTAATATTGGGAAAGGAAACTAATTTAAGTATGTCAGGCTTACTCTCCAAGGTATCCTCACCTCGAGTCTTCTCAGGTGGGAGTGTGTCTCTATCACAATGCAAAACCATTGATGATAGATAATTAGAAGTGTCTGGTAATATGtatatttaatttccttgtGTTGAAAATGTGCACTTTACCCCTCTGTAGTGCACCTCAACGTTACAGCATAGTTTCTGAATGCAAATGGCGGCTCATGGTGGAGAGCAAAAGTTCTGCCATAGGATTATGGCGAATGGCGTTGTGAGAAATGGTGGAAATGTTAGATAGGACTGAAAATACATGTATATCCACAAAATGCAGAAAAGCTGCACATGTAATAGATTATAAAATGTAAGCAATATAAGCAACCTTTTACTCGTAAGGGTGCAATTAATTCAGCTAAGCAACAAATAAAGACGACATTAAGTCAGAAAGCACAAAAATACAAAGACATAAGAGCTTAAGTGCCAACTATGGCATAGTCAAATACTAAAAACTCAAAAGAAACACCAAAGGCATTGTCTCAACTCTCATCTTGTATTTAAACTAACAAATGAAGTATCTGGATTGGCTAGAGATGAAATGGAAGAGGAACGAACGCCAAGAAAAAGACTAAAAATAAAACTGATACAGTGTATTGAACAATTGTAACAGAAGCAGAGTCTTGAAAAGAGAGCGGAGAGAAAATTTGGAAAAAGGAAAACCACCTAGAGTGGAGGAGGAGAGCCAACTGGTGGCAGCGGTGATGCCTTGATAGCTTCTTTCTCAAGCAGCAGTAGTATTGACTTTCTTCCTAAAGGTCTGGATGGTTGCATagtttgatttaattaataatcaCTATCTAcataatttgtttgttttggtaAAAGTCaagcattttttatttagaaaattttatttagcaCAGACAACCCATACAAAGTAATACAGATGACATAAGatgcttttatatatatatatatataatgctgTCCTGATTGCTGTCATTCATTGGCTGAAAATGCAACTACTTTCATAATTATCTCATTATACCAAACATTTATTTTAAATGGTAACCCTATTGGTCAGTTTGTTTTATGCTTTATGCTCACCTCAATCTTACTTAAGTTCTTGGAGAAAACCATGTTTTGGACTTATGGATGCTTTGCTTACTAAAAGAATATCTTATTTTGTATTCAGTAGTGTCATATGACACTTGCTTACCAGCTATGCATACTAGTTTATGGATTCAAGCTAACTAAAGAATCCAAGCATTGCACTATATTGGTCAACAATGTCTTGCAAATAGTTTATTCTTTGGTTGCATACAGAAATATCACTATCACCTGAAAAACTCACACCACATCTGTTGACTTCTGTTCCTGATCTAATTGTACATCATGGAAGCATAAATGCATAAAGTTTCACTTCACCTTCTACCACGGTTTCTAGATTCCATAGAGACAACTTCCTTATCACAAGTTGTGTTTGTGAATTGAGGATTTGGAAGGGAAGGGAGCTCCTGGAAAGGCTTGATGATTAATTATAAGTCTGATTTCTAATTCAATTCATTCCTTCCCTCTCTTTCCCGTTATTGCTGCACAGGATTGCCAATTAGCACTCCCTAGAAGATTCTACACAGTTCGAACTACCAACTCAGGGAGAGGAAGTCTCTCCAGTTTCTAACAGAATTCACAACAGAAAATGCATAGTAAACTAAGCTAACTATAACCTAGCTATTTATAGGCAGTGAGGAATAGAGTCTAACTAACTTATCAGCCAGCTGGACCATGCTAACAACAACTAAAACTGCCAGTTAACTGCTACTTACCTCTCCTTTTGTAACACAGCCCGAACCTGTTAGTAGTAGGCGCCTCTCTATCAATTTCACTTACAAACATACCCTTCGAGTTTTTTATCCCTACTTGCTGTTCAAGTATGAGAAGCTTTGTTTGTAATTGGTACTATGTTCTTAATTTTAAAGTCTGAAATCTTAAAGAGAAGTCTAGGGGgccagcagattttgtggtttttagccatcaattagccatcaatgatgtttttaatggtgtgagattacatctaaGGGTGTAGAATCATTCAATTTGCTTTTGATGGTTAAGTGCTGACCAGAATTTAACAAAAGTGCTGGCTCCCTAGCACTtctcaattttaaaattgatgcttTGCCCTTTTCTATTTTGATGTATCAAAATATTGCTGTCCTAATTCCTATGCATAATAATTACCATTTTCTCAGACAGACAAATTTACTGATAAAGGTTTATGGCTCTATGCAGTTTGCCAACAGGGCCTTCATATTGTAATAAACCAGTGTTGAGGTCTGTGGTTCCTGCTGCTTGCACAACTCATTACCAATTAGGTGAAAAGTGTCTTCTTCGTGCTGTAAAAAGGGCAGGCTATAATGTCCCAATTAATCGTAAGCCTAATGTGAAGTTACATGTAGTAGTTAATGAATTTGTTCGCCAAATCCAAAATAAACGAAAAGTTGCATTGAAAGCAGCTGTATCTAAAGTTGAGACTCAATAAGAAACAAGGTTAAGTTTCTTATTGTTTAGAAGATGATTGATTGTCTAAAGACATTGCATGGTGTTGGGCATATTCCAATATCTAGGAGAAATTGGTTAATGATTTGGTGTTGAAGGATGATCAATAAGAAATGTACTTAGATGTCTGTACATCATAAGTATTCCAGGtatgtcatttttttttcttttcttgtttagaCACATATTTTGACCCTATGAGCAGCATTGCAATATttcaattgttgattgttacTAATAACCAGAATTTCTTGACATGGATTAAGAATCCTTTTGTGAATCAATGAGAACAGCAGTAAGCCATAATTAGTTCATTTGATACGTTGAAAGTTTTGGGGTTTACTTAATGACTTATTGATCATTTGACAATATTGCACTAGAGACTTTCTACTGCTGCAAGAATGTCAAAATGATAACTTGAAACTGAAAGGTTCAACTGTTCCATTCAATTTCAAAGCTCTCTTGACTAGCTACATGTTTATAAGGATTAGTGGATGTGCTTGACAGTTTTGTTATTTTAGTTCTTGCACTGCAAATGCTCCTTAGCTCCTCTAAAGcagaaaaatttaatttagagGGAAAAGATGGAAACTTGTGAAATCTCAGTTTTTAGTGATAAAACAAATGGTTGATGTTATGATAAATTGAAATCACATGCGTAATTAAGCCCGTGTTTGTCAGAATCCactcaattttgtcattaagaTATTCCTAAAATTTGTAAGTTCAAGTGAGCTCCTTACCTTAGAGGAGCTAAAATCCATTCAGTAGTATATAAAAGCTGGTTTTTAGAAGTAGGTGAACCTGGGTACTTTTAATGTTCTTTAGGAGCATATTGCATAAACTGCTCCCTTTTCTATGTACGGCGAGAGTGTTAGAAGTAGAATTTATAGTTATATCCTGATGCATAACATGAATTGAAAGGACCAAATAGTCCATAAATTGACTTGTAAGGCTTTTTACGTTTTACTCTTTAACTCTACAACATAAGAATATAAGTTAGTAGTACTATCACTACTGGTATAAACAGAATCTGGAAATATTTATAAGCACCAAGTGGGAAAGGACTTCtgctattatttttttactgttGTTGTCATTGTAATAGTTGTGTTGCTCAAGTAAAATGGATTAAGCCAATTCACCTTTGAATTAGTTGAAAATTTAGTTTAGGTATGTTCATGATATTGTGTTGGAATTAAATGATTATGACAAGTGAGTAATATGTTAAACTGTGTTTGTTTCTGAGAACATGACAAGACAAGTTATTAAGAACAAGACACAAaggacagagacacaaaattgtgtttttatgttctgtttggtgataaattataacaaatttgataagaaaaatataataataaaaaaatataatcataaaaaattaacaaaaataacaaaaaataaaataaaaaataagttgtgtctctTGTTAGTGTCTCTGTGTCCTTCATGTCAGGATGgatacaaaatacactaattcagtgttTCTGGATACATTGTCTCTGTCTATGTCTAATCTGTTAAACACGATTTTATGTCTCCGTGTTCCGTCCCTgaaaacaaacgcagccttatTAATGTGGATTTTACTGATGAAATTTTGGTTTGCACTGACCTGAGCCACATTTATGTGTTAACTTGGTACACTGATGAGCTGTGTTTGGCATTCATCATGGGATTATAGGTTTCCAAAATAGGGTATTAGGTATTGGCAGCAGAAATTGACCTATGTCCAGTGCCTTCAGGGGGAATTGAGTGGTTTAGTCTTGCCTCTAGCTGTATAACGCATCCATTAAGGTAGAAAGTAGCTAAATTCCTTTTCTTGGTTTGATTTTTTCTATGAAATATGGCTTAATATTTTCCTAAGTAATCAAATCCATCATCATACTGCATGACCCAACTATCTCAATCAACCTATGTGCATCTGTCATAGCATTGCTCTATGCCTGCCCTTGTTGGTGACTGTGTCGTCCCTCATCTGCTGTTCAATTTCAACGGCATGATATGTATTATGAATTGCCCCCATTACGATAATTATTGTTGTTTAGAATTCATCATTTTGCTGCATTTGGATTCAGTAGAACATGGGCAGTATACTGCAAAAAGTTTCTTATACTCATGCATTATATGAATTTTAAGTTCTGAACATATTGACTGCATGTGAAGAAGTAATAGATTGATTCTTTCCAAATTTTATGATTCCATTGTGTTTGGGATTTGGTTGGTAGCATTTCGAAACTGTCTCTTGTACAAAAACACAGAGACAATGAGTACATAAACCTATTTGGTAGCTTAGACAGGTATAA harbors:
- the LOC107469450 gene encoding uncharacterized protein LOC107469450, which encodes MDEFPPSPPPPPPPMTLDGAENDAVFAKTLVLSKREVTARRLRRTRQLRRCYRGHYWALMEEIKSKYKEYYWTYGKSPFKETSGVNHAVVLGDENNKNANGGNERNNNAALGVGGDDVVRCAFGGCKIKAMALTRYCHAHILSDPKQKLYRGCRTVAKNLPTGPSYCNKPVLRSVVPAACTTHYQLGEKCLLRAVKRAGYNVPINRKPNVKLHVVVNEFVRQIQNKRKVALKAAVSKVETQ